The Fusobacterium sp. SYSU M8D902 genome includes a region encoding these proteins:
- the pth gene encoding aminoacyl-tRNA hydrolase, which translates to MKLIVGLGNPGNKYEKTRHNIGFEVINQLQKELGITNEREKFQGLLSEKIVDGEKILFLKPQTFMNLSGNSIIEVVNFYKIDPKKELIVIYDDMDLPVGKLRVKEKGSSGGHNGIKSIISHLGDQFLRIKCGIGRGKDNTIDFVLGQFDKSEQKEVTLMIETAAKCAIDIALDLDLGKIMQKYNKK; encoded by the coding sequence ATGAAACTGATTGTTGGACTTGGAAATCCAGGGAATAAATATGAAAAAACAAGACATAATATAGGATTTGAAGTAATTAATCAACTTCAAAAAGAACTTGGAATAACAAATGAAAGGGAGAAATTTCAAGGACTTTTAAGTGAAAAGATAGTTGATGGTGAGAAAATACTATTTTTAAAACCACAAACTTTTATGAATTTAAGTGGAAATTCTATCATAGAAGTTGTTAATTTTTATAAAATAGATCCAAAAAAAGAGTTAATTGTTATCTATGATGATATGGATCTTCCTGTTGGAAAATTGAGAGTAAAAGAGAAGGGAAGTTCTGGTGGGCACAACGGTATAAAGTCGATTATATCACATCTTGGAGATCAATTTTTACGTATAAAATGTGGTATAGGTAGAGGAAAGGACAATACTATTGATTTTGTACTAGGACAGTTTGATAAAAGTGAACAAAAAGAGGTAACATTAATGATTGAGACAGCTGCTAAATGTGCCATAGACATAGCTTTAGATCTGGATTTAGGAAAAATAATGCAAAAATATAACAAAAAGTGA
- the rsxC gene encoding electron transport complex subunit RsxC, which yields MKFFGFRGGVHPPENKIQTENMAVEELKAPKMLYIALLQHIGSPLDPTVAIGDKVLKGQKIADSQAFMSSPIHSPVSGTIKKIEEHVFPLMGRIKTIIIENDEQETWAELPKIENWEAADKKDLLAMIREKGIVGIGGASFPTHIKLNPPADAKIDTLLLNGAECEPYLNSDNRLMLEHPEKIINGIQIIKKILGINNAIVGIEENKPEAIASMKKAAEGTGIQIAPLKTKYPQGGEKQLIKAVLDRQVPSGKLPSAVGVVVQNTGTAAAIYDGIVNGIPLIEKVVTVSGKAIATPKNVKIAIGTPFSYLLDYCGVNREIVDKLVMGGPMMGMAQFSEDAPVIKGTSGLLALTREETNPYKPKSCIGCGKCVEACPMGLEPLMFARLAAFEQWEQLGQFSLMDCIECGSCAYICPANRPLTEAIKIGKSKLRAMKK from the coding sequence ATGAAATTTTTTGGTTTCAGAGGAGGAGTGCATCCACCTGAAAATAAAATTCAAACAGAAAATATGGCTGTTGAAGAACTGAAAGCACCAAAAATGTTGTATATCGCATTATTACAACATATCGGATCACCACTAGATCCAACTGTAGCTATTGGAGACAAGGTTTTAAAGGGACAAAAAATAGCTGATTCTCAAGCTTTTATGTCATCACCTATTCACTCTCCAGTAAGTGGAACAATCAAGAAGATAGAAGAACACGTTTTTCCTTTAATGGGAAGAATTAAAACTATCATTATTGAAAATGATGAACAAGAGACTTGGGCAGAGCTACCTAAAATCGAAAACTGGGAAGCTGCTGACAAAAAAGATCTACTTGCTATGATTAGAGAGAAAGGTATCGTTGGTATTGGAGGAGCTAGTTTCCCTACTCATATCAAACTTAATCCACCAGCTGATGCTAAAATTGATACTCTATTACTTAACGGAGCTGAGTGTGAGCCTTATCTAAACTCAGATAACAGACTTATGCTTGAGCACCCAGAAAAGATAATAAACGGTATCCAAATTATAAAGAAAATTCTTGGAATAAACAATGCCATAGTAGGTATTGAAGAGAATAAACCTGAAGCTATTGCTTCTATGAAAAAAGCTGCTGAAGGAACTGGAATTCAGATAGCACCTTTAAAAACAAAATACCCTCAAGGAGGAGAAAAACAACTTATTAAAGCTGTTCTAGATAGACAGGTTCCATCTGGAAAACTTCCATCTGCTGTTGGAGTTGTAGTTCAAAATACTGGTACTGCTGCTGCTATATATGATGGTATCGTTAATGGTATCCCATTAATAGAGAAAGTTGTTACTGTTTCAGGAAAAGCTATTGCTACACCTAAAAACGTTAAAATAGCTATTGGAACACCATTCTCTTATCTATTGGATTATTGTGGAGTAAATAGAGAGATAGTTGATAAGCTTGTAATGGGAGGACCTATGATGGGAATGGCTCAATTCTCTGAAGATGCCCCTGTTATAAAAGGAACTTCTGGACTATTAGCTCTTACTAGAGAGGAAACAAATCCTTACAAACCTAAATCTTGTATTGGGTGTGGAAAGTGTGTAGAAGCTTGTCCTATGGGATTAGAGCCTCTTATGTTTGCAAGACTTGCTGCTTTTGAGCAATGGGAACAACTTGGACAATTCAGCTTAATGGATTGTATTGAGTGTGGATCTTGTGCATACATCTGTCCAGCTAATAGACCACTAACTGAAGCTATTAAAATAGGAAAATCTAAATTAAGAGCAATGAAAAAATAG
- a CDS encoding RnfABCDGE type electron transport complex subunit D: MTNILKMGPSPHIRTSETVEKVMYDVIISLIPAFLFAVYVFGIRAFIVTAVSILTCMVTEYLCQKVMGQEPSIFDGSAIITGILFAFVIPVIMPLQYVVVGCVVSIGLGKMVFGGLGHNVFNPALVGRAFVQASWPVAITTFAYDGKAGATVLDAMKRGINLDSVLLEGGNQYLQAFIGRMGGCLGETSALALLIGGIYLIYKKQIDWKVPAIIIGTVFVLTWAMGGDPVMHILSGGLFLGAFYMATDMVTSPYTNKGKIIYALLLGLLISTIRMKGGYPEGVAYSILIMNGVVPLINRYTKPKKFGEVKANEK; this comes from the coding sequence GTGACTAATATTTTAAAGATGGGGCCATCGCCTCATATAAGAACATCAGAAACAGTTGAAAAAGTAATGTATGATGTAATTATATCATTAATACCAGCGTTTCTATTTGCTGTTTATGTATTTGGTATAAGAGCATTTATAGTAACTGCTGTATCTATACTTACTTGTATGGTTACAGAGTATTTATGTCAAAAAGTAATGGGACAAGAGCCATCTATATTTGATGGAAGTGCTATTATTACAGGTATATTATTTGCTTTTGTAATTCCAGTTATTATGCCACTACAATATGTAGTTGTTGGTTGTGTGGTATCAATTGGTTTAGGTAAAATGGTATTTGGAGGGCTTGGACACAATGTATTCAACCCTGCTTTAGTAGGAAGAGCTTTCGTTCAAGCATCTTGGCCAGTAGCTATCACTACATTTGCTTATGATGGAAAAGCTGGAGCTACAGTACTTGATGCTATGAAGAGAGGTATTAACCTAGATTCTGTTCTATTAGAAGGTGGAAACCAATATTTACAAGCTTTCATTGGAAGAATGGGTGGATGTTTAGGAGAGACTTCAGCACTTGCATTATTAATAGGTGGAATATACCTAATCTATAAAAAGCAAATTGATTGGAAAGTTCCTGCAATTATAATTGGAACTGTATTCGTTTTAACTTGGGCTATGGGTGGAGATCCTGTAATGCATATACTATCTGGAGGACTTTTCTTAGGAGCTTTCTATATGGCTACTGATATGGTTACAAGTCCTTACACTAACAAAGGTAAGATAATCTATGCTTTACTATTAGGACTTCTAATCTCTACTATAAGAATGAAAGGTGGATATCCTGAGGGAGTTGCATACTCTATCTTAATTATGAATGGAGTTGTACCTCTAATCAATAGATATACTAAACCTAAAAAATTTGGTGAGGTGAAAGCTAATGAAAAATAG
- a CDS encoding RnfABCDGE type electron transport complex subunit G — translation MKNRFVHYGLVLLVIAAVSAGILGLVNDFTKVVIAQNNEKAQNEAKKQVLTSANEFKVAEAIDVEDLSFVPGYDANGNKVGYVVTVAQPGYAGNITFTLGINLDGTIAGVRVINQAETPGLGAKIAGIEWQDHWIGKNSSYEFNKSVDAFAGATISPNAVYTGLMRALKAYETGVSK, via the coding sequence ATGAAAAATAGATTTGTACATTATGGACTAGTTCTATTAGTTATAGCTGCAGTCTCAGCAGGAATCTTAGGATTAGTTAATGATTTTACTAAAGTTGTTATTGCTCAAAACAATGAAAAAGCACAAAATGAAGCTAAAAAACAAGTTTTAACTTCAGCTAATGAGTTTAAAGTTGCTGAGGCAATTGATGTTGAAGATCTATCTTTTGTTCCTGGATATGATGCTAATGGAAACAAAGTTGGATATGTTGTAACAGTTGCTCAACCTGGATATGCAGGAAATATCACATTTACTCTTGGAATTAACTTAGATGGTACAATTGCTGGAGTAAGAGTTATTAACCAAGCTGAAACTCCAGGACTAGGAGCTAAAATAGCTGGAATAGAGTGGCAAGATCACTGGATTGGAAAAAATTCTTCTTATGAATTTAATAAATCTGTTGACGCCTTTGCTGGAGCTACAATATCTCCTAACGCTGTTTATACAGGACTTATGAGAGCTTTAAAAGCTTATGAAACTGGGGTGAGTAAATAA
- a CDS encoding electron transport complex subunit E, which yields MKNNYGKIILSGIFKENPIFVLFLGLCPTLGVTSSAMNGLSMGLAVIAVLACSNLIISALKSVIPSQVRIPAYIMIIASLVTIVQMVMEAYTPDLYKVLGLFIPLIVVNCIVLGRAESFASKNGVFASFLDGIGSGLGFTLALTVLGMIREVLGNGTIFGLRVTPESYSPALIFILAPGAFITIAFIKAFLNYLDMKKSKEG from the coding sequence ATGAAAAATAATTATGGAAAAATAATATTATCAGGAATTTTTAAAGAAAACCCTATATTTGTACTATTTTTAGGACTATGTCCAACACTTGGAGTTACAAGTTCAGCAATGAATGGTCTATCTATGGGATTAGCTGTTATTGCAGTTCTTGCTTGTTCTAACTTAATTATTTCTGCTCTTAAGAGCGTAATTCCTTCACAAGTTAGAATACCAGCATATATTATGATTATTGCTTCTCTAGTTACTATAGTACAAATGGTTATGGAAGCATATACTCCTGATTTATATAAGGTACTAGGACTATTTATTCCTCTTATCGTTGTTAACTGTATTGTACTTGGAAGAGCTGAAAGTTTTGCATCTAAAAATGGAGTATTCGCATCTTTCTTAGATGGTATTGGATCAGGACTTGGATTTACTCTTGCATTAACAGTTTTAGGAATGATTAGAGAGGTTTTAGGAAACGGAACTATATTCGGATTAAGAGTTACACCTGAATCATATTCACCAGCTCTTATATTCATACTAGCTCCTGGAGCATTTATTACAATTGCTTTCATCAAAGCTTTCCTTAACTATCTTGATATGAAAAAGAGTAAGGAGGGATAA
- the rsxA gene encoding electron transport complex subunit RsxA, with protein MSFGSLFSIIIGSIFINNVIFAKFLGCCPFMGVSKKVDASLGMGMAVTFVITIASAVTWLVYHFILAPFGLEYLQTIAFILIIAALVQFVEMAIAKTSPSLYKALGVFLPLITTNCAVLGVAIINIQSEYNFIETLVNGFAVAVGFSLALVLLAGIRERIEYSAIPAPFKGIPIAFICAGLLAMAFMGFSGMKI; from the coding sequence GTGAGTTTTGGTAGTTTATTTAGTATCATTATTGGTTCAATTTTTATAAATAACGTTATTTTTGCTAAGTTCTTAGGATGTTGTCCATTTATGGGAGTTTCTAAGAAAGTTGATGCCTCTTTAGGAATGGGAATGGCTGTTACATTCGTTATAACTATTGCATCTGCAGTAACTTGGCTTGTTTATCATTTTATATTAGCTCCTTTTGGATTGGAATATCTACAAACTATTGCTTTTATTCTAATAATTGCAGCATTAGTTCAATTCGTTGAGATGGCTATTGCTAAAACATCACCATCACTTTATAAAGCGTTGGGAGTTTTCCTACCTCTTATAACTACAAACTGTGCTGTACTAGGGGTTGCAATCATCAATATTCAATCTGAATACAACTTTATTGAAACTCTTGTAAATGGTTTCGCAGTTGCAGTAGGATTCTCACTTGCATTGGTTCTACTTGCTGGTATAAGAGAAAGAATAGAGTATTCTGCTATCCCAGCACCATTTAAAGGAATTCCAATTGCCTTCATCTGTGCAGGTTTACTTGCTATGGCATTTATGGGATTCAGTGGTATGAAAATTTAA
- a CDS encoding RnfABCDGE type electron transport complex subunit B, with amino-acid sequence MEAILIPAIVLGLTGLAMGLFLAFASIKFEVQVDPKIEAISGILPGANCGGCGYPGCSGYAAAIVEEGAPMSLCAPGGAAVAAKIGEIMGASVDVSGEKVVARVLCQGDNTKTSKIYDFDGELQTCAAMMLYAGGDKSCVYSCLGHGDCEKVCPVGAIKVNANGIAEVDEDKCISCGLCQKACPKKVIAMLPQSKKVTVTCSSKEKGVNAKKACSVACIGCGICAKNCPVGAITVENNLAKIDPAKCISCGICATKCPTKAIVSDIKEIKKAEIIEDNCKGCTACARKCPVGAIEGAVKEKHHVITDKCVGCGICFDTCKFKAIKMNVVDTLK; translated from the coding sequence ATGGAAGCGATATTAATACCAGCAATTGTGCTGGGGTTAACAGGACTTGCAATGGGACTTTTCCTAGCTTTTGCTTCAATTAAATTCGAAGTTCAAGTAGATCCTAAAATAGAAGCGATTAGTGGAATTCTTCCTGGAGCAAACTGTGGAGGATGTGGATATCCAGGATGTTCTGGATATGCAGCTGCAATAGTTGAAGAGGGAGCACCTATGTCATTATGTGCACCTGGTGGAGCTGCTGTAGCGGCAAAAATTGGAGAGATTATGGGAGCATCTGTAGATGTTTCTGGTGAAAAAGTTGTAGCTAGAGTTTTATGTCAAGGTGACAACACTAAGACTTCTAAAATATATGATTTTGATGGAGAACTTCAAACTTGTGCTGCTATGATGCTTTATGCTGGTGGAGACAAGTCTTGTGTTTACTCATGTTTAGGTCATGGAGATTGTGAAAAAGTTTGTCCTGTTGGAGCTATTAAAGTTAATGCTAATGGAATAGCTGAAGTTGATGAGGATAAATGTATCTCTTGTGGACTTTGTCAAAAAGCTTGTCCTAAGAAGGTAATAGCTATGTTACCACAAAGTAAAAAAGTTACTGTTACTTGTTCTTCTAAAGAAAAAGGTGTTAACGCTAAAAAAGCTTGTTCTGTAGCTTGTATCGGTTGTGGAATATGTGCTAAGAACTGTCCTGTTGGAGCTATCACAGTTGAAAACAACCTTGCTAAGATAGATCCAGCTAAATGTATCTCTTGTGGAATATGTGCTACTAAGTGTCCTACTAAGGCTATTGTAAGCGATATTAAAGAGATTAAAAAAGCTGAAATTATAGAAGACAACTGTAAAGGATGTACAGCTTGTGCTAGAAAGTGTCCTGTTGGAGCTATCGAAGGAGCTGTAAAAGAGAAACACCACGTAATAACTGATAAATGTGTTGGTTGTGGAATCTGTTTTGATACTTGTAAGTTCAAAGCTATAAAAATGAATGTTGTTGATACATTAAAATAA
- a CDS encoding N-acetyltransferase, whose protein sequence is MDTIIRKEEERDYERVIEIARDAFWDLYFPGTDIPTIINKLHKSSDLIKDLTYIIEVDGQVEGGIFYTLSTVVDSEENRHQTISFGPVFISKKFQNQGLGKKLIEYTIEKAKEQGYKGILTLGYPYYYKSYGFLGGKNYNISMPDMKFYKGLLVLPLYAEALKEISGYVLFSKDLEATPEEIEEFEKRFPYREKGFQESQLEYQKACIELDE, encoded by the coding sequence ATGGATACAATTATAAGAAAAGAAGAAGAAAGAGATTATGAAAGAGTTATAGAGATAGCAAGAGATGCTTTTTGGGATCTATATTTTCCAGGAACAGATATTCCTACGATCATTAATAAATTACATAAGAGTTCAGATCTTATAAAGGATTTAACTTATATAATAGAGGTTGATGGTCAAGTGGAAGGTGGAATTTTCTATACTTTATCAACAGTTGTAGATTCTGAAGAAAATAGGCATCAAACAATATCTTTTGGACCTGTATTTATCTCTAAAAAATTTCAAAACCAAGGACTAGGAAAAAAATTGATAGAATATACTATTGAGAAGGCAAAGGAGCAAGGATATAAGGGAATATTGACTTTAGGTTATCCATACTACTATAAGAGTTATGGTTTTTTAGGAGGAAAAAATTATAACATATCTATGCCAGATATGAAATTTTATAAGGGGCTTTTAGTGCTTCCTTTGTATGCTGAAGCTTTAAAAGAGATATCGGGATATGTATTGTTTTCAAAAGACTTAGAAGCAACTCCAGAAGAGATAGAAGAGTTTGAAAAGAGATTTCCATACAGAGAAAAGGGATTTCAAGAGAGTCAATTGGAGTATCAAAAAGCTTGTATAGAATTAGATGAATAA
- a CDS encoding TRAP transporter substrate-binding protein, which translates to MKKILILGSLILMGMFTGCSDDKKEEKSETAKVKTQVLKVAFNQSEKHPQYKALEEFSKELEAQTNGAYKLEISPNELLGDQRATAELVQNGVIQMSVVGNPVVESFNKDFAVIGLPYLYDSLEHQKKVFLSDVLDPLFKSTTSSGFEVIGAFTAGARCLYTNKPMTQPSDLKGYKFRVMQSDTMKKMVDYMGGVGTPMGQGEVYTAVQQGVIEGGENNEVTYVDLKHYEIAPYFSYTNHLMVPDLIIVNEKFYNGMTPENKKIFDDLMKKTIEKEFEVWSENVETAKKIAIDNGAQFIEVDIKPFQERVKPLQDEVANISDMTKKIYTDVRALAN; encoded by the coding sequence ATGAAAAAAATATTAATTTTAGGAAGTTTAATTCTTATGGGAATGTTTACTGGATGTTCTGATGATAAAAAGGAGGAAAAAAGTGAAACTGCAAAAGTTAAAACACAAGTTTTAAAAGTTGCTTTTAACCAGTCTGAAAAACATCCTCAATACAAGGCTTTAGAAGAATTCAGTAAAGAGTTAGAGGCTCAAACAAATGGTGCTTATAAATTAGAAATATCACCTAATGAATTATTAGGAGATCAAAGAGCTACTGCTGAACTTGTACAAAATGGAGTTATTCAAATGTCTGTTGTTGGTAACCCTGTAGTTGAAAGTTTTAATAAAGACTTTGCTGTAATTGGTTTACCATATCTTTATGATAGCTTAGAGCATCAGAAAAAAGTATTTCTATCTGATGTTTTAGATCCATTATTTAAATCAACTACTTCAAGTGGATTTGAAGTTATAGGAGCTTTCACTGCTGGTGCTAGATGTCTATATACTAATAAACCTATGACTCAACCTTCTGATCTTAAAGGATATAAATTTAGAGTTATGCAATCTGATACTATGAAAAAAATGGTTGATTATATGGGTGGAGTAGGAACACCTATGGGACAAGGAGAAGTTTATACTGCTGTTCAACAAGGAGTTATTGAAGGTGGAGAAAACAATGAAGTTACTTATGTTGATTTAAAACACTATGAAATTGCGCCATATTTTTCATATACTAACCACTTAATGGTTCCAGATTTAATTATTGTTAACGAAAAATTCTATAATGGAATGACTCCTGAAAATAAAAAAATATTTGATGATTTGATGAAAAAAACTATAGAAAAAGAGTTTGAAGTATGGAGTGAAAATGTTGAAACTGCTAAAAAAATAGCTATTGATAATGGAGCTCAATTTATAGAAGTTGATATTAAACCTTTCCAAGAAAGAGTTAAACCTTTACAAGATGAAGTTGCAAATATTTCTGATATGACTAAAAAAATCTATACTGATGTTAGAGCTTTAGCAAATTAA
- a CDS encoding TRAP transporter small permease, whose protein sequence is MECIKNILDKIIEIFCIVILGVMTLLVTWQVITRYFFNNPSVVTEQTSQYLFVWLVMYGSAYVFGKREHMQISFVRDLSPKNLRKFIDIFQEIIITIFVIGVMVYGGYFTTLKQMGQTDAALQIPMGVVYSAVPISGVIIIFYAIYNIKTLIRKKY, encoded by the coding sequence ATGGAGTGTATAAAAAATATACTTGATAAAATAATTGAAATTTTCTGTATTGTTATTTTAGGAGTAATGACACTTTTGGTTACTTGGCAAGTTATAACTAGATATTTTTTCAATAATCCTAGTGTTGTTACAGAACAAACTTCTCAATATCTTTTTGTTTGGCTTGTTATGTATGGATCTGCCTATGTTTTTGGAAAAAGAGAACATATGCAAATTTCATTTGTTAGAGATTTATCTCCTAAAAATTTGAGAAAATTCATTGATATTTTTCAAGAAATTATTATAACTATATTCGTAATAGGTGTTATGGTTTATGGTGGATATTTTACCACTCTTAAACAGATGGGACAAACAGATGCTGCACTACAAATTCCTATGGGAGTAGTGTATTCAGCTGTTCCTATTAGTGGTGTTATCATTATATTTTATGCTATTTATAATATTAAAACTCTAATTAGAAAAAAATATTAG
- a CDS encoding TRAP transporter large permease, giving the protein MDLAVQVGLIIFVTLIICLTLGVPISISIGLSSTLAMLVVLPFDGAMITSAQRVFIGTNSFSLLAIPFFILAGNIMNTGGIAIRLINCAKLLGSKFYGPLAQANVVANMLFGAISGSGVAAAAAVGGTIGPIQEKEGYDKKYSAAVNICSAPTGMLIPPSNTLIVYSTVAGSVSVSALFIAGYLPGILWGIGIMIVAALMARKLKYKSETKNNFQTILKVVFDAIPSLLLIIIVIGGILKGIFTATEGSAIAVVYSLILSFIYREMKVSDLPKIFLNSAQMTAIVIFMIGVSSIMSWAMAFAHIPQKIAEILLGITDNKIIILIIMNILLLIIGTFMDPTPAVLIFTPIFLPIVQSFGMTPVHFGIMLVFNLCIGTITPPVGPILFTGCKVGNVTIEEVFKWLLPFYIITIIILFIVTFVPAFSLFLPQLFGLIK; this is encoded by the coding sequence ATGGATTTGGCAGTACAAGTTGGCTTAATAATTTTTGTTACTTTGATAATTTGTTTAACATTGGGAGTCCCTATCAGTATTAGTATTGGACTTTCTTCAACTTTGGCAATGTTAGTTGTATTACCATTTGATGGAGCTATGATTACTTCTGCCCAAAGAGTTTTTATTGGAACAAATTCTTTTTCTCTTTTAGCTATACCATTTTTTATACTAGCTGGAAATATTATGAATACTGGTGGAATTGCTATTAGATTAATTAATTGTGCAAAATTATTGGGTAGTAAATTTTACGGTCCATTAGCTCAAGCAAATGTAGTAGCTAATATGTTATTTGGAGCTATTAGTGGTTCTGGAGTTGCTGCTGCTGCTGCTGTTGGTGGAACTATTGGTCCTATTCAAGAAAAAGAAGGCTATGATAAAAAATACAGTGCTGCTGTAAATATTTGTTCTGCTCCTACAGGAATGTTGATTCCTCCTAGTAATACTTTGATTGTTTATTCAACTGTTGCTGGTAGTGTATCAGTTTCAGCTCTTTTTATAGCAGGTTATTTACCTGGTATTTTATGGGGAATTGGAATAATGATTGTAGCAGCTCTCATGGCTAGAAAATTAAAATATAAATCAGAAACTAAAAATAATTTTCAAACTATTTTAAAAGTTGTTTTTGATGCTATTCCTAGTTTACTACTTATTATTATAGTTATTGGTGGTATTTTAAAAGGAATATTTACTGCAACTGAGGGATCTGCTATAGCAGTTGTCTACTCTTTGATACTATCTTTTATATATAGAGAGATGAAGGTTAGTGATTTACCTAAAATATTTTTAAATTCTGCTCAAATGACAGCAATAGTTATCTTTATGATTGGGGTTTCTTCTATTATGTCTTGGGCTATGGCTTTTGCTCATATTCCACAAAAAATAGCTGAAATTTTACTTGGAATAACTGATAACAAAATTATAATACTTATCATTATGAATATTTTACTTTTAATAATAGGTACATTTATGGATCCTACTCCTGCAGTATTAATTTTTACACCAATATTTTTACCAATAGTTCAAAGCTTTGGAATGACACCAGTTCATTTTGGAATTATGTTAGTTTTCAACTTATGTATTGGAACTATAACTCCACCAGTTGGACCTATATTGTTTACTGGTTGTAAAGTAGGAAATGTTACTATTGAAGAAGTTTTTAAATGGTTATTACCTTTTTATATAATAACAATTATTATCTTATTCATTGTTACATTTGTACCTGCATTTTCATTATTTTTACCTCAATTATTTGGTTTGATAAAATAA
- a CDS encoding transketolase family protein: MSKKATRQAYGEALVELGTINKDVIVLDADLTKSTKTNLFKERFPERHFNLGIAEADLMGTAAGLASCGKIVFASTFAMFAAGRGFEQIRNSIAYPKLNVKIAPTHAGITVGEDGGSHQSVEDIALMRSIPGMVVLSPADAVETKKMIFEAAKYDGPVYIRMGRLDVETIFDEATYNFEIGKANILKKGNDVTIVATGLMTIEALKAADILEKEGVSVRVINMGTIKPLDEKTILKAAKETKFIVTAEEHSIIGGLGSAVSEYLSEIHPTKIKKLGIYDKFGQSGKATELLKYYNLTSEKLVEIIKENL; this comes from the coding sequence ATGAGTAAAAAGGCAACAAGACAAGCTTATGGGGAAGCTTTAGTAGAATTAGGAACTATAAATAAAGATGTTATAGTATTGGATGCTGATTTAACAAAATCAACAAAAACAAATTTATTTAAAGAGAGATTCCCTGAAAGACATTTTAATCTTGGAATAGCAGAAGCAGATTTGATGGGAACAGCTGCAGGGTTAGCTAGTTGTGGAAAAATAGTATTTGCATCTACATTTGCAATGTTTGCAGCAGGAAGAGGATTTGAACAGATAAGAAATTCTATAGCCTATCCAAAATTAAATGTTAAAATAGCTCCTACTCATGCTGGGATTACAGTAGGAGAAGATGGTGGTTCTCATCAGTCAGTAGAAGATATAGCACTTATGAGATCTATCCCTGGAATGGTAGTTTTATCACCAGCAGATGCAGTAGAAACCAAAAAAATGATATTTGAAGCAGCTAAGTATGATGGTCCAGTGTATATTAGAATGGGAAGACTAGATGTAGAAACAATATTTGATGAAGCTACTTATAATTTTGAAATAGGTAAAGCTAATATTTTAAAAAAAGGTAATGATGTTACAATAGTGGCTACAGGATTGATGACAATAGAAGCTCTAAAAGCAGCAGATATCTTAGAGAAAGAAGGAGTATCTGTAAGAGTAATTAATATGGGAACAATAAAACCATTGGATGAAAAAACAATATTAAAAGCAGCTAAAGAGACTAAATTTATAGTTACAGCAGAAGAACATTCCATAATAGGAGGATTAGGATCAGCAGTATCTGAATATTTATCAGAAATACATCCTACAAAAATAAAAAAATTAGGAATATATGATAAATTTGGTCAAAGTGGTAAAGCAACTGAATTATTAAAATACTATAATTTAACAAGTGAAAAACTTGTAGAAATTATAAAAGAAAATTTATAA